One genomic region from Gadus morhua chromosome 9, gadMor3.0, whole genome shotgun sequence encodes:
- the tmem60 gene encoding transmembrane protein 60 — translation MKMSLVQRVLLSWFFALVFLIMLVLKLDSNIDWNWFLIFLPIWTFDAILILVLVARMAGRCKQALNPRDGHQNLPRTMWYLIALLLKLGFCLALCSRLEKLTDIWLSVVCIPLWTLLVGALVELGHSVFQYRRE, via the coding sequence ATGAAAATGTCCCTGGTCCAGCGGGTGCTGCTGAGTTGGttttttgccctcgtcttcctcATCATGCTGGTTCTCAAGCTGGACTCTAATATCGACTGGAACTGGTTTCTCATATTCCTTCCCATTTGGACCTTTGACGCGATTCTCATCCTCGTGCTGGTCGCGAGGATGGCAGGTCGTTGTAAACAAGCGTTGAACCCGCGAGATGGACATCAGAACCTGCCGCGCACAATGTGGTACCTCATAGCACTGCTGCTAAAACTTGGCTTTTGCTTGGCGCTGTGTTCCCGCCTGGAGAAGCTCACGGACATTTGGCTGAGCGTGGTGTGCATACCTCTCTGGACCCTGTTGGTTGGGGCGTTAGTAGAACTGGGTCACAGCGTGTTCCAGTACAGAAGGGAATGA
- the rad52 gene encoding DNA repair protein RAD52 homolog isoform X2, producing the protein MHHDVEGEKTPQTTKCFGQYKFTAEEYLAVQNALRQKLGPEYISTRMAGGGQKVCYVEGHRVISLANEMFGYNGWSHSISQQNVDFVDLVNGKFYVGVSAFIKVQLKDGSFHEDVGYGVSEGLKSKALSLEKARKEAVTDGMKRALKCFGNALGNCIHNKEYLIAINKIPKQPTPPLDPAQTKRTDGEPMIEKARLSSLAHDNNMTGSSRNPLELRTGHQNRSEGRSRATEVQTVLFPSPSIGSKLQPDQLDKKENIDGPLLEPSDDGVSEGQTDPKQLRKLKQQQLQQKFRKEMEARKQTPKHEKSKFKSEHIQTSIAQKPPQEDDPELWNFTLEGIEELNGSAEGGLRPTPPGNHQMQTRSMTPQREPKSPGRPRDVDPPQGGPTYCHQAPGQDVPQYGNGHPNHPQGQGFSPYRQGQYMKKRKLDT; encoded by the exons ATGCACCATGATGTTGAGGGCGAGAAGACCCCCCAGACAACGAAGTGTTTTGGACAG TACAAATTCACAGCAGAGGAATACCTGGCAGTACAGAATGCATTGCGGCAGAAGCTGGGGCCAGAGTACATCAGTACCAGGATGGCTGGAGGGGGCCAGAAG GTGTGTTACGTGGAGGGCCATCGTGTGATCAGCCTGGCTAACGAGATGTTTGGCTACAACGGCTGGTCTCACTCCATCTCACAGCAGAACGTTG ATTTCGTAGACCTTGTTAATGGAAAGTTCTACGTTGGCGTCAGCGCTTTCATCAAGGTCCAGTTAAAG GACGGGTCCTTCCATGAGGATGTGGGCTATGGCGTGAGCGAGGGGCTCAAGTCGAAGGCTTTGTCGCTGGAGAAGGCCAGGAAGGAGGCCGTCACGGATGGAATGAAGAGAGCACTCAA ATGTTTTGGCAACGCCCTGGGTAACTGTATCCACAATAAGGAATACCTGATAGCTATCAACAAGATCCCCAAACAG CCCACCCCTCCTCTAGACCCCGCCCAAACCAAGCGCACAGACGGTGAGCCTATGATAGAGAAAGCTCGTTTGTCCAGCTTGGCCCACGACAACAACATGACCGGATCCTCACGAAACCCATTGGAGCTCAGAACCGGCCACCAGAACCGTTCAGAAGGCCGGAGCCGTGCAACCGAAGTCCAAACCGTACTCTTTCCCTCCCCTAGTATTGGTTCCAAACTACAGCCAGATCAGCTGGACAAGAAGGAAAACATTGATGG TCCTCTTTTAGAGCCTTCGGATGATGGAGTCtctgaaggacagacagacccaaaGCAGCTGAGAAAGCTCAAGCAGCAGCAACTCCAGCAAAAGTTCAGAAAGGAGATGGAAGCCAGGAAACAAACACCGAAGCACGAGAAATCTAAATTCAAATCTGAACATATCCAGACCAGCATTGCTCAGAAACCTCCTCAAGAAG ATGACCCAGAGCTCTGGAACTTCACCCTGGAGGGGATCGAGGAGCTGAACGGCTCCGCAGAGGGGGGCCTGAGGCCCACCCCACCCGGAAACCACCAGATGCAGACGCGCAGTATGACCCCTCAGAGGGAACCCAAAAGTCCTGGAAGGCCCCGAGATGTAGATCCCCCGCAGGGCGGTCCGACATACTGCCACCAAGCCCCCGGGCAAGACGTCCCCCAGTATGGAAACGGACATCCCAATCACCCCCAGG GCCAGGGGTTCAGCCCATACAGACAAGGGCAATACATGAAAAAACGGAAACTGGACACATGA
- the prr5a gene encoding proline-rich protein 5a isoform X2, which translates to MLDGLRRRNGSRPSPRPLSLNFTTFSGPPSSPDMDNSYHPIRRTLHRLKLMSSPSLSELGKSDKCVSEERGGEKQKKGGANATWNSIHNAVIAVFQKKGLADNDLYILNEGVRHLLKTELGSFFTEYLHNQLLTKGMVILRDKIRFYEGQKLLDSLAETWDFFFCDVLSMLQAIFHPVQGKEPSVRQLALLQFRNTIVLSVKLDDALSRPRARVPPSITQMLLILQGVHEQRVASEDYMRLESLVQKVVSPYLGTHGLYSGDGSEAQCCVLEKRLQWSWPKPVDQLSKNPVVRSKSYNIPLLLTPVAEYDPDAGSVGSGGIRRHSACEITSCLDEQGAAYGSIAAGSNMSTNRLSVGSQYNGLLHAGSSTVELSLCHPSSCIHPLRSAGLLHGTPATTTLSDLRRAASPSPTSGTSSPETVIGGAVESEDSTTSEGIFIDFTPKGPESEGYGQDRQSTV; encoded by the exons ATGCTAGATGGACTACGTCGGAGGAATGGCTCGCGCCCCTCCCCCCGACCCCTGTCACTCAATTTCACAACCTTCTCTGGCCCGCCCTCCAGCCCTGACATGGACAACAGCTATCATCCTATCAGGAG GACTCTGCACAGGTTGAAGTTAATGAGCTCGCCCAGTCTGAGTGAGCTGGGGAAGAGTGACAAGTGTGTctcggaggagagaggaggggagaagcagaagaaggGGGGAGCCAATGCCACCTGGAACAG TATTCACAATGCGGTCATAGCAGTCTTCCAGAAGAAAGGTCTGGCAGATAATGACCTCTACATCCTTAACGAAGGTGTCCG GCATCTGCTGAAGACAGAGCTGGGCTCCTTTTTCACTGAGTACCTCCAC AATCAACTCCTTACAAAGGGCATGGTAATTCTTCGGGACAAGATAAGGTTCTATGAAG GTCAAAAGTTACTGGACTCCCTGGCCGAGACATGGGACTTCTTCTTCTGTGATGTTCTGTCAATGCTGCAGGCCATCTTCCACCCAGTGCAG GGTAAGGAGCCTTCCGTGAGACAGCTGGCCCTGCTCCAGTTCCGCAACACCATCGTCCTCAGTGTGAAGCTGGACGACGCGCTGTCCCGGCCGCGGGCGCGTGTCCCGCCCTCCATCACACAGATGCTGCTAATCCTGCAG GGGGTGCATGAGCAACGGGTGGCCAGTGAGGACTACATGAGGCTGGAGTCTCTAGTGCAGAAGGTAGTGTCTCCTTACCTGGGCACCCACGGACTCTACTCTGGGGATGGGAGCGAGGCCCAGTGCTGTGTTCTGG AGAAACGCCTTCAATGGTCCTGGCCCAAACCAGTGGACCAACTGTCGAAAAATCCAGTTGTGAGATCAAAGAGCTACAACATTCCCCTTCTGCTCACCCCGGTGGCTGAGTACGACCCGGATGCTGGTTCTGTTGGCAGTGGCGGCATTCGGCGACATTCTGCCTGTGAGATCACATCCTGCCTGGATGAACAAGGGGCAGCCTATGGCAGTATAGCGGCTGGGTCCAACATGTCCACCAACAGGCTGTCTGTGGGATCTCAGTATAACG GGCTGCTGCACGCTGGCTCCAGCACGGTGGAGCTGTCCCTCTGCCACCCGTCCTCCTGCATCCACCCGCTTCGCTCGGCAGGGCTCCTCCACGGCACCCCGGCCACCACCACGCTCAGCGACCTCCGCAGGGccgcctcccccagccccaccagcGGCACGTCCAGCCCCGAGACCGTCATCGGCGGTGCGGTGGAGTCCGAGGACTCCACCACCTCAGAAGGCATCTTCATCGATTTCACGCCCAAGGGACCAGAGTCAGAGGGGTACGGTCAGGACAGACAGAGCACCGTCTAG
- the rad52 gene encoding DNA repair protein RAD52 homolog isoform X1 — MVCEDRKNNMHHDVEGEKTPQTTKCFGQYKFTAEEYLAVQNALRQKLGPEYISTRMAGGGQKVCYVEGHRVISLANEMFGYNGWSHSISQQNVDFVDLVNGKFYVGVSAFIKVQLKDGSFHEDVGYGVSEGLKSKALSLEKARKEAVTDGMKRALKCFGNALGNCIHNKEYLIAINKIPKQPTPPLDPAQTKRTDGEPMIEKARLSSLAHDNNMTGSSRNPLELRTGHQNRSEGRSRATEVQTVLFPSPSIGSKLQPDQLDKKENIDGPLLEPSDDGVSEGQTDPKQLRKLKQQQLQQKFRKEMEARKQTPKHEKSKFKSEHIQTSIAQKPPQEDDPELWNFTLEGIEELNGSAEGGLRPTPPGNHQMQTRSMTPQREPKSPGRPRDVDPPQGGPTYCHQAPGQDVPQYGNGHPNHPQGQGFSPYRQGQYMKKRKLDT; from the exons ATGGTTT GTGAAGACAGGAAGAACAACATGCACCATGATGTTGAGGGCGAGAAGACCCCCCAGACAACGAAGTGTTTTGGACAG TACAAATTCACAGCAGAGGAATACCTGGCAGTACAGAATGCATTGCGGCAGAAGCTGGGGCCAGAGTACATCAGTACCAGGATGGCTGGAGGGGGCCAGAAG GTGTGTTACGTGGAGGGCCATCGTGTGATCAGCCTGGCTAACGAGATGTTTGGCTACAACGGCTGGTCTCACTCCATCTCACAGCAGAACGTTG ATTTCGTAGACCTTGTTAATGGAAAGTTCTACGTTGGCGTCAGCGCTTTCATCAAGGTCCAGTTAAAG GACGGGTCCTTCCATGAGGATGTGGGCTATGGCGTGAGCGAGGGGCTCAAGTCGAAGGCTTTGTCGCTGGAGAAGGCCAGGAAGGAGGCCGTCACGGATGGAATGAAGAGAGCACTCAA ATGTTTTGGCAACGCCCTGGGTAACTGTATCCACAATAAGGAATACCTGATAGCTATCAACAAGATCCCCAAACAG CCCACCCCTCCTCTAGACCCCGCCCAAACCAAGCGCACAGACGGTGAGCCTATGATAGAGAAAGCTCGTTTGTCCAGCTTGGCCCACGACAACAACATGACCGGATCCTCACGAAACCCATTGGAGCTCAGAACCGGCCACCAGAACCGTTCAGAAGGCCGGAGCCGTGCAACCGAAGTCCAAACCGTACTCTTTCCCTCCCCTAGTATTGGTTCCAAACTACAGCCAGATCAGCTGGACAAGAAGGAAAACATTGATGG TCCTCTTTTAGAGCCTTCGGATGATGGAGTCtctgaaggacagacagacccaaaGCAGCTGAGAAAGCTCAAGCAGCAGCAACTCCAGCAAAAGTTCAGAAAGGAGATGGAAGCCAGGAAACAAACACCGAAGCACGAGAAATCTAAATTCAAATCTGAACATATCCAGACCAGCATTGCTCAGAAACCTCCTCAAGAAG ATGACCCAGAGCTCTGGAACTTCACCCTGGAGGGGATCGAGGAGCTGAACGGCTCCGCAGAGGGGGGCCTGAGGCCCACCCCACCCGGAAACCACCAGATGCAGACGCGCAGTATGACCCCTCAGAGGGAACCCAAAAGTCCTGGAAGGCCCCGAGATGTAGATCCCCCGCAGGGCGGTCCGACATACTGCCACCAAGCCCCCGGGCAAGACGTCCCCCAGTATGGAAACGGACATCCCAATCACCCCCAGG GCCAGGGGTTCAGCCCATACAGACAAGGGCAATACATGAAAAAACGGAAACTGGACACATGA
- the prr5a gene encoding proline-rich protein 5a isoform X1 produces the protein MLDGLRRRNGSRPSPRPLSLNFTTFSGPPSSPDMDNSYHPIRRTLHRLKLMSSPSLSELGKSDKCVSEERGGEKQKKGGANATWNSIHNAVIAVFQKKGLADNDLYILNEGVRHLLKTELGSFFTEYLHNQLLTKGMVILRDKIRFYEGQKLLDSLAETWDFFFCDVLSMLQAIFHPVQGKEPSVRQLALLQFRNTIVLSVKLDDALSRPRARVPPSITQMLLILQVATLAPLGVHEQRVASEDYMRLESLVQKVVSPYLGTHGLYSGDGSEAQCCVLEKRLQWSWPKPVDQLSKNPVVRSKSYNIPLLLTPVAEYDPDAGSVGSGGIRRHSACEITSCLDEQGAAYGSIAAGSNMSTNRLSVGSQYNGLLHAGSSTVELSLCHPSSCIHPLRSAGLLHGTPATTTLSDLRRAASPSPTSGTSSPETVIGGAVESEDSTTSEGIFIDFTPKGPESEGYGQDRQSTV, from the exons ATGCTAGATGGACTACGTCGGAGGAATGGCTCGCGCCCCTCCCCCCGACCCCTGTCACTCAATTTCACAACCTTCTCTGGCCCGCCCTCCAGCCCTGACATGGACAACAGCTATCATCCTATCAGGAG GACTCTGCACAGGTTGAAGTTAATGAGCTCGCCCAGTCTGAGTGAGCTGGGGAAGAGTGACAAGTGTGTctcggaggagagaggaggggagaagcagaagaaggGGGGAGCCAATGCCACCTGGAACAG TATTCACAATGCGGTCATAGCAGTCTTCCAGAAGAAAGGTCTGGCAGATAATGACCTCTACATCCTTAACGAAGGTGTCCG GCATCTGCTGAAGACAGAGCTGGGCTCCTTTTTCACTGAGTACCTCCAC AATCAACTCCTTACAAAGGGCATGGTAATTCTTCGGGACAAGATAAGGTTCTATGAAG GTCAAAAGTTACTGGACTCCCTGGCCGAGACATGGGACTTCTTCTTCTGTGATGTTCTGTCAATGCTGCAGGCCATCTTCCACCCAGTGCAG GGTAAGGAGCCTTCCGTGAGACAGCTGGCCCTGCTCCAGTTCCGCAACACCATCGTCCTCAGTGTGAAGCTGGACGACGCGCTGTCCCGGCCGCGGGCGCGTGTCCCGCCCTCCATCACACAGATGCTGCTAATCCTGCAGGTAGCCACCCTTGCTCCATTG GGGGTGCATGAGCAACGGGTGGCCAGTGAGGACTACATGAGGCTGGAGTCTCTAGTGCAGAAGGTAGTGTCTCCTTACCTGGGCACCCACGGACTCTACTCTGGGGATGGGAGCGAGGCCCAGTGCTGTGTTCTGG AGAAACGCCTTCAATGGTCCTGGCCCAAACCAGTGGACCAACTGTCGAAAAATCCAGTTGTGAGATCAAAGAGCTACAACATTCCCCTTCTGCTCACCCCGGTGGCTGAGTACGACCCGGATGCTGGTTCTGTTGGCAGTGGCGGCATTCGGCGACATTCTGCCTGTGAGATCACATCCTGCCTGGATGAACAAGGGGCAGCCTATGGCAGTATAGCGGCTGGGTCCAACATGTCCACCAACAGGCTGTCTGTGGGATCTCAGTATAACG GGCTGCTGCACGCTGGCTCCAGCACGGTGGAGCTGTCCCTCTGCCACCCGTCCTCCTGCATCCACCCGCTTCGCTCGGCAGGGCTCCTCCACGGCACCCCGGCCACCACCACGCTCAGCGACCTCCGCAGGGccgcctcccccagccccaccagcGGCACGTCCAGCCCCGAGACCGTCATCGGCGGTGCGGTGGAGTCCGAGGACTCCACCACCTCAGAAGGCATCTTCATCGATTTCACGCCCAAGGGACCAGAGTCAGAGGGGTACGGTCAGGACAGACAGAGCACCGTCTAG